A section of the bacterium SCSIO 12696 genome encodes:
- the trmJ gene encoding tRNA (cytosine(32)/uridine(32)-2'-O)-methyltransferase TrmJ has translation MTDILKQIRVVLVNTTHPGNIGGVARAMKNMGLEKLYLVEPKEFPSRRAFQRAANALDILDNAVIVNTLDEALVDCGLVVGTSARSRGIPWPMLNPRECGEKAVSEASEHEVALVFGREDRGLTNEELQRCTYHVHIPTNPDYSSLNLAAAVQVLTYETRMAALLAEEGALPDLNDWDIPPAKHDALERYYEHLEQALVDIDFHNRDNPRQTMARLRRLYGRIRLDEMELAILRGMLTSIQRAARQLTQVLGNKNDPENP, from the coding sequence ATGACAGATATTCTTAAGCAGATACGAGTGGTATTGGTAAATACTACCCACCCCGGCAATATCGGCGGGGTAGCCCGCGCCATGAAGAATATGGGCCTGGAAAAGCTGTATCTGGTGGAGCCCAAAGAGTTTCCTTCCCGCCGGGCATTCCAGCGGGCAGCCAATGCCCTGGATATCCTCGATAATGCGGTGATTGTAAATACCCTGGATGAAGCCTTGGTGGATTGTGGTTTGGTGGTGGGTACCAGCGCTCGCAGCCGCGGCATTCCCTGGCCCATGCTCAACCCCCGTGAATGTGGTGAAAAGGCAGTATCAGAGGCCAGTGAGCACGAGGTAGCATTGGTGTTCGGTCGCGAAGACCGCGGCCTGACCAATGAAGAGCTGCAGCGCTGCACCTATCATGTACATATTCCCACCAACCCGGATTACAGCTCCCTCAACTTGGCGGCGGCAGTGCAGGTGCTGACCTACGAAACGCGTATGGCGGCACTGTTGGCGGAAGAGGGGGCGTTGCCTGATCTCAACGACTGGGATATTCCCCCCGCCAAACACGACGCTCTGGAGCGCTACTACGAACATCTGGAGCAGGCGCTGGTGGATATCGATTTTCACAACCGCGACAACCCCCGCCAAACCATGGCCCGGCTGCGGCGGCTCTACGGGCGTATTCGTCTGGATGAAATGGAGCTGGCGATTTTGCGGGGCATGCTGACCTCTATTCAACGGGCAGCGCGCCAGCTGACTCAAGTGTTGGGCAATAAAAATGACCCTGAAAACCCATAG
- the iscR gene encoding Fe-S cluster assembly transcriptional regulator IscR, translating to MRLTTRGRYAVTAMLDLALHGDAGPISLADICKRQGISLSYLEQLFAKLRQNGLVSSVRGPGGGYRLSRESNRIDVAAIIDAVNESVDATSCSGKGNCQDGEICLTHHLWQELSEQIYQFLSGISLADLTARADIQSICLRQNKVAAVSGEPLIAASGH from the coding sequence ATGAGGCTCACAACCCGAGGACGTTACGCCGTTACTGCCATGTTGGATTTGGCCCTGCACGGCGATGCCGGCCCCATTAGTTTGGCGGATATCTGCAAACGTCAGGGCATTTCACTGTCTTATTTGGAACAGCTGTTTGCCAAATTGCGTCAGAACGGACTGGTGTCCAGTGTTCGTGGCCCCGGTGGTGGTTATCGCCTGAGCAGAGAGTCCAATCGCATTGATGTGGCGGCTATTATTGACGCGGTTAATGAATCGGTAGACGCTACCAGTTGTTCTGGCAAGGGTAACTGTCAGGACGGCGAAATTTGCTTAACTCACCACCTGTGGCAGGAGTTGAGCGAGCAAATCTATCAATTTCTCAGTGGTATCAGCCTGGCGGATTTAACCGCCCGCGCGGATATCCAGTCTATTTGCCTACGCCAAAATAAAGTGGCCGCGGTAAGTGGCGAACCTTTAATTGCAGCCAGCGGGCATTGA
- a CDS encoding IscS subfamily cysteine desulfurase gives MHLPIYFDNAATTPVDPRVAAKMAECLTTEGAFGNPASRSHAFGWQAEELVEEARCHIADLINADPREIVWTSGATESDNLAIKGCAHFNQKRGKHIITSKIEHKAVLDTCRQLEREGFEVTYLEPDSDGIIQPQVVADAIREDTTVVSLMHVNNEVGTINDISAIGEICRERKVFFHVDAAQSAGKIAIDLEAMKVDMMSFSAHKIYGPKGMGALYVRRKPRVRIEAQTHGGGHERGMRSGTLATHQIVGMGEAFRIAREEMAAESLRLNALRDRLWNGLKGIEEAHLNGSEDHHVPGLLNVSFNFVEGESLIMALKDLAVSSGSACTSASLEPSYVLRALGLNDELAHSSLRFSIGRFTTEQEVDYAIEKVIHAVAKLRELSPLWDMYKDGVDLDQVEWAAH, from the coding sequence ATGCATTTGCCGATTTACTTTGATAACGCAGCCACTACCCCTGTTGACCCTCGGGTGGCGGCAAAGATGGCCGAGTGTCTGACCACTGAAGGCGCTTTCGGAAACCCTGCTTCCCGTTCCCATGCGTTTGGCTGGCAGGCGGAAGAGCTGGTTGAAGAAGCCCGGTGCCACATTGCCGACCTGATCAATGCGGACCCGCGTGAAATTGTCTGGACATCTGGCGCCACCGAATCCGACAACCTGGCGATTAAAGGCTGTGCGCACTTCAACCAGAAACGCGGCAAGCACATTATTACGTCCAAAATTGAGCACAAAGCGGTGCTGGATACTTGCCGCCAACTGGAGCGGGAAGGTTTTGAAGTGACCTACCTGGAACCAGATAGCGACGGCATTATTCAGCCTCAGGTGGTGGCCGATGCCATTCGTGAAGACACCACAGTAGTGTCACTGATGCACGTGAACAACGAAGTGGGCACCATTAACGACATTTCCGCCATCGGTGAAATTTGCCGTGAGCGAAAAGTGTTTTTCCATGTGGATGCGGCCCAGAGCGCTGGCAAAATTGCCATTGACCTGGAAGCCATGAAGGTGGACATGATGTCTTTCTCCGCTCACAAAATATACGGCCCCAAAGGCATGGGTGCTCTGTATGTGCGCCGCAAACCTCGGGTACGTATTGAGGCCCAGACTCACGGCGGTGGCCACGAGCGAGGCATGCGCTCCGGTACCCTGGCTACCCATCAGATTGTTGGCATGGGTGAGGCGTTTCGTATTGCTCGTGAAGAAATGGCCGCTGAATCACTGCGCTTAAACGCACTGCGCGACCGCCTGTGGAATGGGCTGAAAGGTATTGAAGAGGCGCACCTTAATGGCTCTGAAGACCACCATGTGCCAGGTCTGTTGAACGTCAGCTTTAACTTTGTAGAGGGTGAATCTCTGATTATGGCCCTCAAGGATCTGGCAGTATCTTCGGGCTCTGCCTGTACATCCGCCAGCCTGGAGCCTTCTTACGTGCTGCGCGCCCTCGGTTTGAACGATGAACTGGCTCACAGCTCCTTACGCTTCAGTATTGGCCGCTTCACCACCGAGCAAGAAGTGGATTACGCCATCGAAAAAGTGATTCACGCGGTGGCCAAGCTGCGGGAGCTTTCGCCCCTGTGGGATATGTACAAAGACGGTGTCGATTTAGACCAAGTTGAATGGGCAGCGCATTAA